Proteins encoded in a region of the Anopheles ziemanni chromosome 2, idAnoZiCoDA_A2_x.2, whole genome shotgun sequence genome:
- the LOC131293551 gene encoding probable ubiquitin carboxyl-terminal hydrolase FAF produces the protein MTFDTVSQSMERTNGKAMEQREDGQTTTVSEHQNSNNTADNAHNSNSNNTTAALISSFPVEKLASLNAKISNSRWVVPVLPSQELDCLLDAAIQLSIAGVDGDCEPCVRFYQNELATSFINILTDEAVMSWKNNIHVCIFKSCCKFLRLASLHMERDNQSLLELLAIVFDPENKFHVHNIARQPENMVTPPPPPPPPAVQSTLANPTATSSSSSSSSSSSSLPDSTESSSTTTSSSNAPALSTAKQPQQQQQLQDIAAAIVCFAKPPLETKNPRGWLLNFINQFGVHQGFDNFLKRMTMAIEQHQQHHCEQDLQSGGGGGPGEKQKPKGKMSLHLLFALLRPFGLCAEYLTVETIERYLLPGCRFVLTVLESLTDAELKREVVFEGKNDFMTGIVKFARALLTRVPGQESLLNELEMARLKIILHVLQISSFNGKMNALNEINRVLSYVSIYPHRGLIAEEDGDFLSANKMALWIRSNRVLGIVLRDSLHQSQYVEKLEKILRFLIKERALTFDDLDAVWNAQEGKHEAIAKNVHDLLAKLAWDFSADQLDYLFRCFQTSMQKSGSRKQRERLLELNRRLAEDDKNGMMAQKVLNMFWNLAHSADTPLEVLEQALQSHVKILDYSCSQERDAQKGIWLVKCVEELKGRDEWVLPALRLIRDICSLYDTTPNHTPRMHHSMNRQKIIDQLQNEHKLVILVTNSLTCYMNRVRALVAADPSLKPAKLRLDNRYPHPQQIQERLDFLKFLLKDGHLWLCADQAKQIWNSLAVNAAFESDREECFRWFSKLMGENPDLDPGINRDFFENNLLKLDPLLLTENGIKCFDRFFRAVNTKEERIVSAKHHHHHHHHHHRSTSYVLYNNGEELIGKDYLWRVITSAPEPIASRAIAILNEMMTVGPRQLADVEAYHESFIEECCEKLRATFQSMELLLREFPSSPKATEPETAASESPKTATTGCGTTGEGEGGGLHSDIERKKLLLVDQMCRMVRTLQEYIRECDRKFVGDRLALPLCHAVRGRHIELIIKFQTPGRQLDDVEMISHSNETMHSFKRSLLRRIKALKANEIRVDLYDNATGELIVAPDELQTLAFYGVRDKMSLSAKLTPISSGLMATGSPDSSSESSSGSPPRANYVDPIKQHYHHHQQSQPQQHHQFQAQQQSMMHQHPGFMHGQQQQQQQQQQQQQQQQQHLAQGGGMLGQGYHSRLFLHQTAESEDTLPGAVIARRPQYTKFFLQVYQLANALEHERLRDSVRSLLHLLPLDRLTVSNLYELFRTSQAAMDDARKALLVEGRVEATPPGVTVPPPASSLPEEASTTKAVMFATIASTWEAFKSLFLDPPPVRVLYNLEVLEAMLLPASVGPPPTPIHPMANVAVPPTVTAGNGGSIKGDGLMLGHDAAGDHSATLLGTVLEFQYAWYSCGAADFMLALLSEKCALASAPGADRHTKRATFRCAMRLAKFFFLTVGYLVPPPTFYDQMLQFDQFQAQLRRFTPLHNVLRGGLRCEHTLHGFAKRLAAYILEVENRPGAIETDFVTQLYRGEWTYPSQGTVKAIMEVALRASVSWEPVSWDALRERIFIARDGAGEQQPASATLTSKSAEMGGKDVSADTTTAEEVSDGSKRRNSTSSVASNSSSSSSTDGDTSTSGNSCCNSSSSNSAGPAGTSDAQQQLHQQQHHQQQQQQQQHHHQQQQQQQLVAVVDRSVDYEVLQVALEVLTLAFALHPDVVKALQNEDCLWDSFLGSLLVGNPSAKMRMIAREQLLAMLTVEVSEDLLQAVVRVLYRIWRDVNHRTETCSDYLQLFAQLLQYKGRHDALVLNTEELLSKEIKWLYWVRDNVAEHGKTLVHEDILEGHLCLTRALVYHMKPDDKRCLNTLLVDLVQEFVFNASFQYIHYRCRKEINFPLPPPVCRTPRTISAALDLLVALCHNSIELMSTIAMLLNDMFFEDIEPVRDWEYLPPDSPRAPHGFCGLKNAGATCYMNSVLQQLYMVPALRNGIVRIHQAVTDQREDFNEDPDGHSLPAVQKDGDDGGKNYHIGILKYVMVIFCYLGHSALQYYVPRGLWRHFKLQGEPVNLREQQDAVEFFMSLFESIDEGLKALNCEQLMSATLGGCFSDQKICQDCPHRYSKDEPFSVLSVDIRNHSSLTDSLEQYVRGEILEGADAYHCDKCDEKVVTVKRLCVSKLPPVLAIQLKRFEYDYERVCAIKYNDYFEFPRVLDMEPYTVSGLAKLEGEVINVAPNQEDQGSTRYQLTGIVVHSGQASGGHYYSYILHKNYATGQKKWYKFDDGEVTECKMDDDEEMKAQCFGGDYMGEVYDNNLKRVQYRRQKRWWNAYMLFYTRNDVYYAKPPKNAFWWRLDYFSLPPHIRAQVKPDIESLSLAQSDNYYFLMEPIVERCIRIQNIRFLHSRMLFSVEFFNFMKKLTEFPIKPKNKIPVWLLVKGQEEVCLLKVRLAAKFLFHSGFKTKKTIRGQVMDWYEIFRVPLEGSAVIREWFARNVLLDPPGRLSEYLLAAPLPEIRSCFAKLVVSFCHYAAEDEPVAGFEGSSLCEQVLVAVLALLKSDVPEHGKHLPHYFSLFSMYAGFGYREECQLIKLNVPVLFMKVAMDDGTGPTIKYQYPDLSKLHHVVSHLVRSMDVSSRCRSAINGSPVLPNKYINEHITRKNALIPVPEECIEYLYNRSGYIKRLLEDVNIGEDGFKLLQYCCWENPQFSSNILMELLFQCDYVYWHDMKHYTDLLLHILLIEDSWQGIRIMNALLGVGHDRDGLLEIIRRSKLNYQKRAYQCIKCMVHLFSKSTVALNKLHTDVALAKQWTLAIEWLQEELEKHRTTGNSQYNYNSWSPPAQSNDNTNGFLLEKSQSVREILQMAFDLCPEEIQEQEPEAHVAAGHDPTEMHPTDDVMEKLEEMEKTALPPPVTASSLSSGTALTTIYSPQMSTRSAEQAYGDGHNGPPGTIDSDQVRPGSAVKQLTVGMSSVDISSDHPSVASTEHTTSKASTAPAVVGPSSSSSATTSPQLSLVNVAPSVSPSSSVALSSPSGTLMANKKDRSGIGPGGDGEQSATS, from the exons ATGACATTCGATACCGTCAGTCAGTCCATGGAACGAACCAATGGCAAAGCAATGGAACAACGGGAAGATGGTCAAACAACGACAGTGAGCGAGCATCAGAACAGCAACAACACAGCTGATAATGC ACATAACAGTAATAGCAACAACACGACTGCGGCGCTCATTAGCAGTTTCCCCGTGGAAAAGCTTGCTTCGTTGAATGCCAAAATTTCCAACTCGCGCTGGGTCGTCCCGGTGTTACCGTCGCAGGAGCTCGATTGTTTGCTGGATGCGGCCATACAACTATCGATCGCGG ggGTAGATGGAGACTGTGAACCATGCGTTCGATTCTATCAGAATGAGCTGGCGACCTCGTTCATCAACATACTCACGGATGAAGCTGTCATGTCGTGGAAGAACAACATCCACGTATGCATCTTCAAGTCGTGCTGCAAATTTCTACGCTTGGCATCGCTGCACATGGAGCGCGACAATCAGTCACTGTTGGAGCTGCTGGCGATCGTGTTCGATCCGGAGAACAAGTTTCACGTGCACAACATTGCTCGCCAGCCGGAAAACATGGTTACAccgcctccaccgccaccgccgcctgCAGTGCAGTCCACGTTGGCCAACCCAACCGCCAcctcctcgtcgtcatcctcatcgtcgtcttcgtcgtccttGCCGGACAGCACCGAAAGTAGCAGTACCACCACTAGCAGCAGCAATGCGCCCGCATTATCCACGGCAAAGcaaccacagcagcagcagcaactgcaGGACATCGCAGCAGCCATTGTGTGCTTCGCAAAGCCACCGCTAGAGACGAAAAACCCGCGCGGTTGGCTACTCAATTTTATCAATCAGTTTGGTGTCCATCAGGGCTTTGATAACTTCCTCAAACGGATGACAATGGCCAtcgagcagcatcagcagcatcattgCGAGCAGGACCTACAatccggcggtggtggtgggccgGGCGAAAAACAGAAGCCCAAAGGGAAGATGTCCCTACACCTGCTGTTCGCACTGCTGCGTCCGTTCGGGCTGTGTGCAGAGTATCTAACCGTCGAAACGATCGAGCGGTATCTGCTGCCCGGATGCCGGTTCGTGCTGACCGTACTCGAGAGCCTCACGGACGCCGAGCTCAAGCGGGAGGTAGTGTTCGAGGGGAAGAACGACTTTATGACCGGAATCGTGAAGTTTGCCCGTGCCTTGCTGACGCGCGTCCCTGGGCAAGAGAGTTTGCTGAACGAGCTGGAGATGGCGCGGTTGAAAATCATCCTGCACGTGCTGCAGATATCGAGCTTTAATGGCAAAATGAACGCACTGAACGAGATCAACCGGGTGCTGAGCTATGTGTCCATCTACCCACACCGCGGGTTGATCGCCGAGGAGGACGGCGATTTTCTGAGCGCCAACAAGATGGCCCTGTGGATTCGCAGCAATCGGGTGCTCGGGATCGTGCTGCGCGACTCCCTCCACCAGTCGCAGTACGTGGAAAAGCTGGAGAAGATATTGCGGTTTCTGATCAAGGAGCGGGCGCTTACGTTCGACGACCTGGACGCGGTGTGGAACGCGCAGGAGGGCAAGCACGAAGCGATCGCGAAAAATGTGCACGACCTGCTTGCCAAGCTGGCCTGGGACTTCAGTGCCGACCAGCTGGACTACCTGTTTCGGTGCTTTCAGACCAGCATGCAGAAGTCTGGCAGTCGGAAGCAGCGCGAGAGGCTGCTGGAGCTGAACCGGCGCCTGGCCGAGGATGACAAAAACGGCATGATGGCGCAGAAGGTGTTGAACATGTTCTGGAACCTGGCGCACAGTGCCGATACGCCGCTGGAGGTGCTGGAGCAGGCGCTGCAGTCTCACGTCAAGATTCTGGACTACAGCTGCTCGCAGGAACGCGATGCACAGAAAGGCATTTGGCTGGTGAAGTGCGTCGAGGAACTCAAGGGTCGGGATGAGTGGGTGTTGCCCGCGCTGCGGCTCATACGGGACATCTGCTCGCTGTACGACACGACGCCAAACCATACGCCGCGCATGCACCACTCGATGAACCGGCAGAAAatcatcgatcagctgcagAACGAGCACAAGCTGGTAATTCTCGTAACGAACAGCCTCACCTGCTACATGAATCGCGTGCGGGCGCTGGTTGCGGCCGATCCCTCGCTGAAACCGGCCAAGCTTAGGCTGGACAATCGTTACCCCCATCCGCAGCAGATACAAGAGAGGCTAGATTTCCTCAAGTTCCTGCTCAAGGATGGCCATCTGTGGCTGTGTGCGGACCAGGCGAAGCAGATCTGGAACTCGCTAGCCGTGAATGCCGCCTTCGAGAGCGATCGAGAGGAGTGCTTTCGCTGGTTCAGCAAGCTCATGGGCGAAAACCCGGATCTCGACCCCGGCATCAATCGGGACTTCTTCGAGAACAACCTGCTGAAGCTGGACCCGCTGCTGCTGACCGAGAACGGTATCAAGTGCTTCGATCGGTTCTTTCGGGCGGTCAACACGAAGGAGGAACGGATTGTGTCGGcgaagcaccaccaccaccaccaccatcaccaccatcgaagcacctcgTACGTTCTGTACAACAACGGCGAGGAGCTGATTGGTAAGGACTATCTGTGGCGCGTGATTACGTCCGCTCCGGAGCCGATCGCAAGCCGTGCGATTGCCATACTGAACGAGATGATGACGGTCGGTCCCCGGCAGCTGGCGGACGTGGAAGCGTACCACGAAAGCTTCATCGAGGAGTGCTGCGAGAAGCTGCGTGCCACCTTTCAGAGCATGGAACTGCTGCTGCGAGAGTTTCCTTCTTCGCCAAAGGCGACAGAACCGGAGACTGCCGCTAGCGAGTCGCCGAAAACCGCCACGACGGGCTGTGGAACCACgggagaaggagaaggaggTGGACTGCACAGTGATATCGAACGGAAGAAGCTGCTCCTCGTGGACCAGATGTGTCGGATGGTGCGAACACTGCAGGAGTACATTCGCGAGTGCGATCGGAAGTTCGTCGGCGATCGGCTAGCGCTGCCTCTGTGCCATGCCGTTCGTGGACGACACATCGAGCTGATAATCAAATTTCAAACGCCCGGTCGCCAGCTGGACGACGTCGAGATGATCAGCCACAGCAACGAAACGATGCACTCATTCAAGCGCAGTCTGCTGCGGCGCATCAAGGCACTGAAGGCGAACGAGATCCGCGTCGATTTATACGATAACGCGACGGGTGAGCTGATCGTAGCGCCCGACGAACTGCAGACGCTCGCGTTCTATGGCGTGCGGGACAAGATGTCGCTCAGTGCAAAGCTGACACCGATTTCGTCCGGTTTAATGGCGACCGGTTCACCGGACAGCTCGAGCGAAAGTAGCTCTGGCTCGCCACCGCGCGCCAACTACGTCGACCCGATCAAGCAACActaccatcaccatcagcagtcgcagccgcagcagcaccatcaatTCCAGGCACAGCAGCAGTCAATGATGCACCAGCATCCGGGTTTCATGCACggccagcaacaacagcaacagcagcaacaacagcagcagcagcagcagcagcagcatttggCACAGGGTGGTGGCATGCTTGGCCAGGGCTACCATTCGCGTCTCTTTTTGCATCAGACCGCGGAATCGGAGGACACGCTGCCCGGCGCGGTGATTGCGCGTCGGCCGCAGTATACCAAATTCTTCCTGCAGGTCTATCAACTCGCAAACGCGCTCGAGCACGAACGGTTACGCGACAGTGTGCGCTCCCTGCTACACCTGCTGCCGCTCGATCGTCTGACGGTGAGCAATCTGTACGAGTTGTTTCGCACGTCGCAGGCGGCGATGGACGACGCGCGGAAAGCGCTGCTCGTGGAAGGAAGGGTGGAGGCGACACCACCGGGAGTGACAGTTCCGCCTCCAGCATCGTCCTTGCCGGAAGAGGCGAGTACCACCAAGGCTGTGATGTTTGCTACCATCGCCAGTACGTGGGAAGCTTTCAAGTCGCTCTTCCTCGACCCACCACCCGTTCGCGTACTCTACAATCTGGAGGTGCTGGAGGCGATGTTGCTGCCGGCGAGTGTCGGCCCTCCGCCTACTCCCATTCACCCGATGGCGAACGTCGCGGTGCCGCCAACGGTTACCGCCGGAAATGGTGGCAGTATAAAGGGAGATGGTTTGATGCTGGGGCATGACGCTGCTGGTGACCACAGTGCGACATTGTTAGGTACCGTGCTCGAGTTCCAATACGCCTGGTACAGCTGTGGGGCGGCCGATTTCATGCTGGCGCTGCTGTCGGAGAAATGCGCCCTGGCGAGCGCTCCCGGCGCCGATCGGCACACGAAGCGGGCCACCTTCCGGTGCGCCATGCGGTTggcaaagtttttcttcctcacCGTCGGCTACCTGGTGCCGCCGCCCACCTTCTACGATCAGATGCTGCAGTTCGATCAGTTTCAGGCCCAACTGCGCCGGTTCACTCCACTGCACAACGTCCTGCGGGGTGGGCTGCGCTGCGAGCATACGCTGCACGGGTTCGCGAAGCGACTGGCCGCGTACATCCTTGAGGTGGAGAACCGGCCCGGTGCCATTGAGACGGACTTTGTAACCCAGCTTTACCGGGGCGAGTGGACCTACCCGTCGCAGGGGACCGTAAAGGCGATCATGGAGGTGGCGCTCAGGGCATCGGTAAGCTGGGAACCGGTATCGTGGGACGCCCTGCGGGAACGTATCTTCATTGCGCGTGATGGCGCCGGTGAGCAACAACCGGCCTCGGCCACGCTCACTTCCAAATCAGCGGAGATGGGCGGCAAGGATGTGTCAGCGGACACTACCACGGCGGAGGAGGTCAGTGATGGAAGCAAGCGCCGAAATAGCACCAGCAGCGTCGCAAGCAAcagtagcagtagcagcagcaccgaTGGCGACACTAGCACCAGCGGCAATAGCTGCTGtaacagcagtagcagcaattCGGCCGGTCCGGCGGGAACTTCCGATGCGCAACAGCAGctccaccaacagcagcaccaccagcagcaacagcagcaacagcagcatcaccaccagcaacagcagcagcagcagcttgtgGCCGTCGTAGATCGCAGCGTAGACTACGAGGTGCTGCAGGTGGCGCTGGAAGTTCTCACACTTGCGTTCGCGCTGCACCCAGACGTTGTGAAGGCGCTGCAAAACGAAGACTGTCTCTGGGACAGCTTTCTGGGCTCGCTGTTGGTGGGGAATCCGTCGGCCAAGATGCGCATGATCGCACGCGAGCAGCTGCTGGCCATGCTAACGGTCGAGGTGTCCGAGGATCTGCTGCAGGCGGTCGTGCGGGTGCTGTATCGCATCTGGCGCGACGTTAACCATCGCACCGAGACGTGCTCGGACTATTTGCAGCTATTTGCGCAGCTGCTGCAGTACAAAGGCCGCCACGATGCGCTCGTGCTCAACACCGAGGAGCTGCTGAGCAAGGAAATCAAGTGGCTTTACTGGGTGCGGGACAATGTGGCCGAGCATGGCAAAACGCTGGTGCACGAGGACATCCTGGAAGGGCACCTGTGTCTCACCCGGGCTCTGGTGTACCATATGAAGCCGGACGATAAGCGTTGTCTGAATACGCTTTTGGTG GATTTAGTCCAGGAGTTCGTGTTCAACGCGTCGTTCCAGTACATCCATTATCGATGCCGGAAAGAGATAAACTTTCCCCTGCCACCACCAGTGTGCCGTACGCCGCGCACCATTTCAGCTGCGCTCGATCTGCTGGTGGCACTGTGCCACAATTCCATCGAGCTCATGTCCACCATTGCGATGCTGCTGAACGATATGTTTTTCGAGGATATTGAACCGGTGCGCGACTGGGAGTATCTGCCACCCGACTCACCCCGCGCACCGCATGGGTTCTGTGGCTTAAAAAATGCCGGCGCCACGTGCTACATGAACTCTGTCCTGCAGCAGCTCTACATGGTCCCAGCGCTGCGGAACGGTATCGTGCGTATTCACCAGGCGGTGACCGATCAGAGGGAAGATTTCAACGAAGACCCAGATGGACATTCTTTG CCCGCCGTGCAGAAGGATGGAGACGATGGAGGAAAGAACTATCACATCGGCATACTGAAGTATGTGATGGTAATCTTTTGCTATCTTGGTCATAGCGCATTACAGTATTATGTACCTCGTGGTCTCTGGAGACATTTCAA GTTACAAGGGGAGCCAGTGAATCTACGCGAGCAGCAGGATGCGGTGGAATTTTTTATGTCACTTTTTGAAAGCATTGACGAAGGCCTGAAAGCCCTGAACTGCGAGCAGCTGATGTCTGCGACGTTGGGTGGATGTTTTAGCGATCAGAAAATATGCCAAGACTGCCCGCACCGGTACAGCAAGGATGAACCATTTAGTGTACTTAGTGTCGATATAAGAAACCATAGCTCGCTGACGGACTCGCTGGAGCAGTACGTTCGGGGCGAAATACTGGAAGGTGCCGATGCGTACCACTGTGATAAATGTGATGAAAAG GTCGTGACAGTGAAACGGCTGTGTGTAAGCAAACTGCCGCCCGTTCTAGCAATACAATTGAAGCGTTTCGAATATGATTACGAACGGGTGTGTGCTATCAAGTATAATGACTATTTCGAGTTCCCGAGGGTGTTAGATATGGAGCCATACACGG TTTCTGGTCTTGCGAAGCTGGAGGGTGAAGTCATCAACGTGGCGCCCAACCAGGAGGATCAAGGTTCGACACGCTACCAGCTGACCGGCATCGTCGTGCACAGTGGGCAAGCATCCGGTGGCCATTACTATAGCTATATCCTTCACAA AAACTATGCCACCGGCCAGAAGAAGTGGTACAAGTTTGACGACGGTGAGGTGACGGAGTGCAAGATGGACGACGATGAGGAGATGAAGGCGCAGTGCTTCGGCGGTGACTACATGGGCGAGGTGTACGACAACAATCTGAAGCGGGTACAGTATCGCCGGCAGAAGCGCTGGTGGAACGCGTACATGCTGTTCTACACGCGCAACGACGTCTACTACGCGAAGCCGCCGAAAAATGCATTCTGGTGGCGTCTGGATTACTTCTCACTGCCACCACATATCAGGGCCCAGGTGAAGCCGGACATCGAGAGCCTTTCGTTGGCACAGAGCGATAATTACTACTTCCTCATGGAGCCGATCGTGGAGCGGTGCATACG AATACAAAACATACGATTCCTTCACTCACGGATGCTTTTCTCGGTAGAGTTTTTcaactttatgaaaaaactgACAGAGTTTCCAATCAAACCAAAGAATAAGATTCCAGTCTGGCTGCTCGtg AAAGGACAAGAGGAGGTGTGTCTGCTGAAGGTCCGATTGGCCGCAAAGTTTCTGTTTCATTCGGGCTTTAAGACGAAGAAAACGATTCGCGGTCAGGTGATGGATTG GTATGAAATATTCCGCGTGCCGCTCGAGGGATCTGCCGTCATACGGGAATGGTTCGCACGGAACGTGCTGCTGGACCCGCCGGGCCGGCTGAGCGAGTATCTGTTAGCCGCCCCTTTGCCCGAGATTCGATCGTGCTTCGCGAAGCTGGTCGTCTCCTTTTGTCACTACGCGGCCGAGGACGAGCCTGTGGCTGGCTTCGAGGGAAGCAGCTTGTGCGAACAGGTGCTGGTCGCCGTGCTCGCCTTGCTGAAATCGGACGTGCCCGAGCACGGCAAACACTTGCCGCACTATTTCAGTCTGTTCTCGATGTACGCCGGATTTGGCTACCGCGAGGAGTGTCAGCTCATCAAG CTGAACGTACCGGTGCTGTTCATGAAGGTCGCAATGGACGATGGTACGGGGCCAACGATCAAGTATCAGTATCCGGATCTGAGCAAGCTGCATCACGTCGTGTCGCACCTGGTCCGATCGATGGACGTGTCGTCGCGCTGCCGAAGCGCCATCAATGGGTCGCCGGTGCTGCCAAACAAGTACATAAATGAGCACATAACTCGCAAGAACGCGCTCATACCAGTGCCCGAAGAGTGCATCGAATATCTTTACAACCGTAGCGG CTACATCAAGCGCCTGCTGGAGGATGTGAACATAGGCGAGGACGGGTTTAAACTGCTGCAGTACTGCTGCTGGGAGAATCCGCAGTTCTCCAGCAACATACTGATGGAACTGCTGTTCCAGTGCGATTACGTGTACTGGCACGATATGAAGCACTACACGGACCTGCTGCTGCACATACTGCTGATCGAAGACTCTTGGCAAGGCATTCGCATAATGAATGCACTGTTGG GCGTCGGTCACGACCGGGACGGACTGTTGGAGATTATTCGGCGGAGTAAGTTGAACTACCAGAAACGTGCCTACCAGTGCATCAAATGTATGGTGCACCTGTTCTCGAAGAGCACCGTGGCGCTAAACAAACTACACACCGACGTGGCGCTGGCGAAACAGTGGACGCTGGCCATCGAGTGGCTGCAGGAGGAGCTGGAGAAACATCGCACCACGGGCAACAGCCAGTACAACTACAACTCGTGGTCCCCGCCGGCCCAAAGTAACGACAATACCAATGGGTTCCTGCTGGAAAAGTCACAGTCTGTACGAGAGATTCTCCAGATGGCGTTTGATTTGTGTCCCGAGGAG ATTCAGGAACAGGAACCGGAAGCTCATGTAGCGGCTGGCCATGATCCGACGGAAATGCATCCAACAGACGATGTAATGGAGAAGCTGGAAGAGATGGAAAAGACGGCATTACCGCCACCTGTAACGGCCAGCAGTCTGTCATCCGGCACGGCATTGACGACCATCTACTCTCCGCAGATGTCGACTCGAAGCGCCGAGCAAGCATACGGCGATGGTCATAATGGACCACCCGGCACCATCGATAGTGATCAGGTCCGGCCCGGTTCGGCGGTGAAGCAACTAACTGTTGGGATGTCCAGCGTTGATATTAGTTCCGACCACCCTTCGGTGGCATCGACAGAACACACGACGTCGAAGGCGTCCACGGCGCCGGCAGTAGTAGGAcctagtagtagtagtagtgccACGACATCACCTCAGTTGTCGCTTGTGAACGTAGCGCCATCGGTATCACCATCGTCGTCCGTGGCCCTTTCGAGCCCCTCGGGTACATTGATGGCCAACAAGAAGGATCGTTCCGGAATTGGGCCCGGTGGCGACGGTGAACAATCGGCTACCAGTTAG